The Acidobacteriota bacterium genome has a segment encoding these proteins:
- a CDS encoding HAMP domain-containing protein has translation MSAEESVRKEDLEERRRRQRLAYRIATLGIALLLAVALVFGGLVRSHPEWFEALSSEGILLYAVTSLNIILIAALLFILFRNLVKLAVERKRGILGAHFRTKLLWAFLLIAMVPSIGLFWVARDLIGKNIESLFNPPMESVLSNAFHIAESYYEQAKHMAVAESERLSAELAGPLARGDRSALRKALRREQSFPGVRRAAVYKPSGDVSASWLAEGESDVLLLSKDIEKLRRGERVVRWSEPDRNRLLVLTPIRRGGALRGVLAFETAMAGNLSRKAVLLGEQYKAYKQLSLRKRTIKHSRVWTYGTIYLLIIFSACWLGLYLARVITKPIEALLEGTHAVSTGRFDYRVEVEAADELGLLVQSFNEMTREVASSREALERSKESLEQANVELEARRRNIAAILENIPTGVISISADRSILSANGAAREILDLNPSEPIEGMAAEFLFRRLGVKEIWHALEDFIKNPAQPFQRHLALVLPARTVRVILSAVASQTLQRGDRSAGAILVLEDVTELSRAQKMAAWQEVAQRMAHEVKNPLTPIHLSAQRILKNYRPNDADYERLVRECVACIVEEVNALKALVDEFSRFARLPAPQPVDMNLEECIDSALVLYEGHHENLSFEKRVPKNLPLVKGDPEQFKRALVNLLENAVEATNRRGAITVTASFDEEHHIVRVEVRDTGRGVSPEEREKLFLPYFSTKAKGMGLGLAIVSRIVSDHSGRITVSENVPQGSVFTVEIPA, from the coding sequence CTCCCTGAACATCATCCTCATCGCCGCGCTTCTCTTTATTCTCTTTCGCAATCTTGTCAAACTTGCCGTCGAACGGAAGCGGGGCATCCTCGGCGCGCACTTTAGAACGAAGCTCCTGTGGGCCTTCCTGCTCATTGCCATGGTGCCGTCGATCGGGCTTTTCTGGGTGGCGCGTGACCTCATAGGGAAAAACATCGAGAGCCTTTTCAACCCCCCGATGGAATCGGTGCTCTCGAACGCGTTCCACATTGCGGAGTCTTACTATGAACAGGCCAAGCACATGGCCGTCGCTGAAAGCGAACGCCTGAGCGCCGAGCTGGCGGGCCCGCTCGCGCGGGGTGACCGCTCGGCCCTCCGGAAAGCGCTCCGGCGGGAGCAAAGCTTTCCCGGAGTGCGCCGCGCCGCGGTGTACAAGCCTTCGGGAGACGTCTCCGCTTCATGGCTTGCCGAGGGAGAATCCGACGTGCTTCTTTTGAGCAAGGATATCGAGAAGCTCCGCCGCGGCGAGCGCGTCGTGCGCTGGAGCGAGCCGGACCGAAATCGCCTCCTCGTGCTCACCCCCATCCGCCGCGGCGGCGCGCTCCGGGGCGTTCTGGCGTTTGAGACCGCCATGGCGGGAAACCTTTCCCGGAAGGCCGTCCTCCTGGGCGAGCAGTACAAAGCCTACAAGCAGCTGAGCCTCCGCAAGCGCACCATCAAGCACAGCCGCGTCTGGACGTACGGCACGATATATCTTCTGATTATTTTTTCCGCCTGCTGGCTGGGTCTCTACCTGGCCCGGGTCATCACGAAGCCCATCGAGGCCCTCCTTGAGGGCACGCATGCCGTTTCCACGGGACGTTTCGACTATCGCGTGGAGGTGGAGGCGGCCGACGAGCTGGGTCTCCTGGTGCAGTCGTTCAACGAGATGACGCGTGAGGTCGCTTCTTCGAGAGAGGCGCTTGAGCGTTCCAAAGAGAGCCTTGAGCAGGCGAACGTTGAGCTCGAGGCGCGCCGGCGAAACATCGCGGCCATACTGGAAAACATTCCAACGGGCGTCATCTCCATAAGCGCGGACCGCTCGATCCTCTCGGCCAACGGGGCGGCGCGTGAAATTTTAGACCTGAATCCCTCGGAGCCCATCGAAGGCATGGCGGCCGAGTTCCTGTTCCGCCGGCTGGGCGTGAAAGAAATCTGGCATGCGCTCGAAGACTTTATCAAAAACCCCGCCCAGCCCTTCCAGCGCCATCTTGCCCTTGTCCTTCCCGCGCGCACGGTGCGGGTGATCCTGAGCGCCGTGGCCTCCCAGACGCTTCAGCGTGGGGATAGGTCCGCGGGCGCCATCTTGGTGCTCGAGGACGTGACCGAACTCAGCCGGGCCCAGAAAATGGCCGCCTGGCAGGAGGTGGCCCAGCGGATGGCGCATGAGGTGAAAAATCCGCTCACACCCATCCACCTTTCGGCGCAGCGCATTCTTAAAAATTACCGCCCCAACGACGCGGATTACGAGCGCCTCGTGCGCGAATGCGTCGCGTGCATCGTCGAGGAAGTGAACGCCCTCAAAGCCTTGGTGGACGAGTTCTCCCGCTTCGCACGGCTTCCCGCCCCCCAGCCGGTGGACATGAATCTGGAGGAATGCATCGATTCGGCGCTCGTTCTCTACGAAGGGCACCACGAAAACCTCTCGTTTGAAAAGCGCGTTCCGAAGAATCTTCCCCTGGTGAAGGGGGACCCCGAGCAGTTCAAGCGCGCCCTCGTGAATCTTCTGGAAAACGCCGTCGAGGCCACCAACAGGCGGGGAGCGATCACGGTGACTGCTTCCTTTGACGAGGAGCACCACATCGTGCGCGTCGAAGTGCGGGACACGGGACGCGGCGTTTCTCCCGAGGAGCGCGAAAAACTCTTCCTTCCCTACTTCTCCACGAAGGCGAAAGGCATGGGCTTGGGGCTTGCCATCGTAAGCCGCATCGTCTCGGACCACAGCGGCCGCATCACCGTATCGGAAAACGTTCCTCAGGGGAGCGTCTTCACCGTGGAGATTCCCGCGTAG
- a CDS encoding sigma-54-dependent Fis family transcriptional regulator, with protein sequence MPQRERILIVDDEKGIQTSLLGVLRDEGYRAEAVGSGEECLERLKEHAYDAIVLDVWLPKMSGLDVLEHLHRDSFEGAVLMISGHGSIEMAVKATRMGACDFIEKPFSVEKTLLAIHNAIMHNRLVREHRSLRRRYAAEPCLVGESESMQRLRRDLERAAASSASVLLTGESGTGKELAARLLHAQSDRKDGSFVELNCAALPDELIESELFGYVKGAFTGATTHKPGKLEAADGGTLFLDEVGDMSLKTQAKALRAIEERRFMRVGGARFIEVDVRVLAATNKNLLDEIRAERFREDLYFRLNVIPISLPPLRQHTQDIPLLARHFMETLAREYGRPPKAFSEEALARMKRYRWPGNVRELRNAIERLLIMAPGDAVEASDLPAAVQGSPADGADTFYDSNLSLREARAAFEKALISARLEKCGGNVSLTASRLGVERSHLYRKLRAYGISPNEQPE encoded by the coding sequence ATGCCACAGCGCGAACGCATTCTCATCGTGGACGACGAAAAGGGCATTCAAACGTCCCTGCTCGGCGTCCTCCGGGACGAAGGCTACCGGGCCGAGGCCGTCGGTTCGGGGGAGGAATGCCTCGAGCGCTTGAAGGAGCACGCCTACGACGCTATCGTCCTCGACGTCTGGCTTCCCAAGATGAGCGGACTCGACGTGCTCGAACACCTCCACAGGGATTCGTTCGAGGGCGCCGTCCTGATGATCTCGGGCCACGGCTCGATCGAGATGGCCGTCAAGGCCACGCGCATGGGCGCCTGCGATTTCATCGAAAAGCCTTTCTCGGTCGAGAAGACGCTGCTCGCCATCCACAACGCCATTATGCACAACCGGCTCGTGCGGGAGCACCGCTCGCTTCGCAGACGCTACGCCGCCGAGCCTTGCCTTGTCGGCGAAAGCGAGAGTATGCAGCGCCTGCGCCGCGACCTGGAGCGCGCCGCGGCCTCCTCGGCGAGCGTGCTCCTTACGGGCGAAAGCGGCACGGGCAAAGAACTCGCGGCCCGCCTGCTCCACGCCCAGAGCGACCGCAAGGACGGCTCCTTCGTGGAGCTGAACTGCGCTGCGCTTCCCGACGAGCTCATAGAGAGCGAGCTCTTCGGTTACGTCAAGGGCGCCTTTACGGGAGCCACGACGCACAAGCCGGGGAAGCTCGAAGCGGCCGACGGCGGCACGTTGTTCCTCGACGAGGTGGGCGACATGAGTCTTAAAACGCAGGCCAAGGCGCTCCGCGCCATCGAGGAGCGGCGCTTTATGCGCGTGGGCGGCGCGCGCTTCATCGAGGTGGACGTGCGCGTGCTCGCCGCGACCAACAAGAATCTCCTCGATGAGATCCGGGCCGAGCGCTTCCGCGAGGACCTGTACTTCCGCCTGAACGTTATTCCCATTTCCCTTCCCCCCCTCCGCCAGCACACGCAGGATATTCCCCTGCTGGCGCGCCATTTCATGGAAACGCTCGCGCGGGAATACGGCCGCCCGCCCAAGGCGTTCTCCGAGGAGGCGCTCGCGCGCATGAAGCGTTACCGCTGGCCGGGCAACGTCCGGGAGCTCCGAAACGCCATCGAGCGCCTTCTCATCATGGCACCCGGGGACGCGGTGGAGGCCTCCGATCTTCCGGCCGCCGTGCAAGGGAGCCCCGCGGACGGGGCGGATACCTTTTATGACTCGAACCTTTCGCTGCGCGAGGCGCGCGCCGCGTTCGAGAAGGCGCTCATTTCGGCGCGCCTCGAAAAATGCGGCGGAAACGTCAGCCTCACGGCCTCGCGACTCGGCGTGGAGAGAAGCCATCTTTACCGCAAGCTTCGCGCCTACGGGATTTCACCAAACGAGCAGCCGGAGTAG
- a CDS encoding ABC transporter ATP-binding protein, with protein MIAIENLVKHYAMGATVVRAVDGVSLQIDRGDYVAIMGPSGSGKSTLMNLIGCLDTPTAGRYVLNGTEVTELTEDERSEIRNREIGFVFQTYNLLARAAALANVELPLIYAKVPLRKRRALAEAALAQVGLADRMRHRPSELSGGQCQRVAIARALVNRPSLLLADEPTGNLDTATGREILALFDTLHSRGNTLIVVTHEEEIARRARRIVRLRDGKVFADEKS; from the coding sequence CTGATTGCCATCGAAAACCTCGTCAAGCACTACGCGATGGGCGCGACGGTCGTCCGCGCCGTGGACGGCGTGAGCCTCCAGATCGACCGGGGCGACTACGTGGCCATCATGGGCCCGTCGGGCTCGGGAAAGAGCACGCTCATGAATCTCATCGGCTGCCTCGACACGCCCACCGCCGGCCGGTACGTTCTCAACGGCACCGAGGTGACCGAGCTCACGGAGGACGAGCGCTCCGAGATTCGCAACCGCGAGATCGGCTTCGTCTTCCAGACCTACAACCTCCTGGCGCGCGCGGCCGCGCTCGCCAACGTGGAGCTTCCGCTCATCTACGCCAAGGTGCCGCTCCGCAAGCGCCGCGCGCTCGCCGAAGCGGCGCTCGCGCAGGTCGGGCTCGCCGACCGCATGAGGCACCGCCCCTCGGAGCTTTCGGGGGGACAGTGCCAGCGCGTGGCCATCGCGCGCGCTCTCGTCAACCGCCCGTCCCTCCTGCTCGCCGACGAGCCGACCGGGAACCTCGATACGGCGACGGGCCGAGAGATTCTGGCACTCTTCGACACCCTCCACTCCCGGGGCAACACGCTCATCGTCGTGACCCATGAGGAGGAAATAGCCCGCCGCGCCCGCCGCATCGTCCGTCTGCGGGACGGCAAGGTTTTCGCCGACGAAAAATCTTGA
- a CDS encoding efflux RND transporter periplasmic adaptor subunit — protein MTSRTRKRIGLYGTAALAAGVLVWVSVFHWMGDSISENYKDAVAVDRGEVALTLRETGTVEARTSVDVRSKVSGKIKGLRVEEGQPVAEGQVLAVVEPSVEEALGLIERRKRADDLRKDLEQRERDVERLRMLHEQGFIARQALEEAELEHGNAKRSYELEKVWLEALEQEYQLPPGGGNPHGMLADHPVVSSMAGVVTAIPVKEGELVTSGTTGLAREGSLLMQIADVTEMDVSCTVSEVDVAKLHEGTAVSVYLPPEPEREFPGRVDRVSPSGVLDDKGLVRFELTVRLDEASHPLLRPGMSCTVDVSAERVEDALRIPVVAFREDEEDEAKTWVQMVPAEEDEEPEKRYVELGLRGDRFAEVLSGLKVGELILEHPSGGEGEEEEDAARRRRRRHRH, from the coding sequence ATGACGTCGCGAACGAGAAAGCGTATCGGGCTTTACGGGACGGCGGCCCTGGCGGCCGGCGTTCTCGTATGGGTTTCCGTTTTCCATTGGATGGGCGATTCCATTTCGGAGAACTACAAGGACGCCGTCGCGGTCGACCGGGGCGAGGTGGCGCTGACGCTGCGCGAGACGGGCACCGTCGAGGCGCGCACGAGCGTGGACGTGCGCTCCAAGGTTTCGGGAAAAATCAAGGGGCTCCGGGTCGAGGAGGGGCAGCCGGTCGCGGAAGGGCAGGTGCTTGCGGTGGTCGAGCCGAGCGTCGAGGAAGCGCTCGGGCTGATCGAGCGCCGCAAGCGCGCGGACGACCTCCGGAAGGACCTGGAGCAGCGCGAACGCGACGTGGAGCGCCTCCGCATGCTTCACGAGCAGGGTTTCATCGCGCGGCAGGCGCTCGAGGAGGCGGAGCTTGAGCACGGAAACGCCAAGCGGAGCTACGAGTTGGAGAAAGTGTGGCTCGAAGCCTTGGAGCAGGAATATCAATTGCCCCCGGGGGGCGGGAATCCCCACGGCATGCTAGCAGACCATCCCGTGGTGTCATCCATGGCGGGCGTCGTCACCGCGATTCCCGTCAAGGAGGGTGAGCTCGTTACCTCGGGCACGACGGGTCTTGCGCGCGAAGGCTCTCTCCTGATGCAGATCGCCGACGTCACGGAAATGGACGTCTCGTGCACAGTGAGCGAGGTGGACGTGGCCAAGCTTCATGAGGGCACTGCCGTCTCGGTGTATCTGCCGCCGGAGCCCGAGCGCGAGTTCCCCGGCCGCGTGGACCGCGTCTCGCCGTCGGGCGTACTCGACGACAAGGGGCTCGTGCGCTTCGAGCTGACGGTTCGCCTCGACGAGGCGAGCCATCCCCTCCTCAGGCCCGGCATGTCATGCACCGTGGACGTCTCCGCCGAACGGGTCGAGGATGCTCTCCGGATTCCCGTTGTTGCGTTCCGCGAGGACGAGGAGGACGAGGCGAAGACGTGGGTGCAGATGGTTCCCGCCGAGGAGGACGAGGAACCGGAGAAGCGCTACGTCGAGCTCGGACTGCGGGGCGACCGCTTCGCGGAGGTTCTCTCGGGGCTTAAAGTTGGTGAGCTCATTCTGGAGCACCCGTCAGGAGGGGAAGGGGAGGAAGAAGAGGACGCGGCTAGGCGGCGGCGGAGACGTCACCGCCACTAG
- a CDS encoding ABC transporter permease encodes MGQIVEAVRQGFGQLVAHKLRSALTLLGIFIGIAAIIGSSTLLDAVNRMVIGMFERYGKLNVMAVEAAFGVYRNGRWHRHAKMYPLDENDGHALREAFPEIMDLSLARREHDTLSYGGTSYPDTTIQGVSERFGAMNNLTVKRGRFLTENDTAQWARAAVLSARLEEDLFSGRNPIGEELLIGKQRFNVVGVLSPLGSDTSEERAVVYIPYTTHIHRLYGKRGFMGFDWGLDIYMQVEDADEIEKLQVNVKHFLKRRHRGSTLDHFRTWSVGEWQAEALDNIKVQGYILYAVAVLCLLTGGIGIMNIMLVSVSERTREIGLRKAVGAKNRDILAQFLIEAVVLSLVGGVLGIGGGWGVGEFLSNILKATMEEEASLLSVRLNLSTIAVALGTASGVALVFGIFPALKAARLNPIDALRYE; translated from the coding sequence GTGGGACAAATCGTCGAAGCCGTTCGCCAGGGATTCGGCCAGCTCGTCGCCCACAAGCTGCGCAGCGCGCTGACGCTCCTGGGCATCTTCATCGGCATCGCTGCCATCATCGGAAGCTCCACGCTCCTCGACGCGGTGAACCGCATGGTCATCGGGATGTTCGAGCGGTACGGGAAGCTGAACGTCATGGCCGTCGAGGCCGCGTTCGGCGTCTACCGGAACGGCCGGTGGCACCGGCACGCGAAAATGTATCCCCTCGACGAAAACGACGGCCATGCCCTGCGGGAAGCCTTTCCCGAAATCATGGACCTGAGCCTTGCGAGGAGGGAGCACGACACGCTCTCCTACGGCGGAACGAGCTATCCCGATACCACCATCCAGGGCGTTTCCGAACGCTTCGGCGCGATGAACAACCTCACAGTCAAGCGGGGGCGCTTCCTCACGGAGAACGACACCGCCCAGTGGGCGCGGGCGGCGGTTCTGAGCGCCCGTCTGGAAGAGGACCTCTTCAGCGGCCGCAACCCTATCGGGGAAGAGCTGCTCATAGGAAAGCAGCGCTTCAACGTGGTTGGCGTTCTCAGTCCTCTTGGCAGCGACACGAGCGAGGAACGCGCCGTCGTCTACATCCCCTACACAACCCACATCCACCGCCTATATGGAAAACGGGGTTTTATGGGCTTCGATTGGGGTCTGGACATCTACATGCAGGTGGAGGACGCGGACGAAATCGAAAAACTCCAGGTGAACGTCAAGCATTTTCTCAAGCGCCGCCACCGGGGCTCCACGCTAGACCATTTCAGAACCTGGAGCGTGGGCGAGTGGCAGGCGGAGGCTCTCGACAACATCAAGGTTCAGGGGTACATCCTCTACGCCGTGGCGGTGCTCTGCCTTCTCACGGGCGGCATCGGCATCATGAACATCATGCTGGTCTCTGTGAGCGAGCGCACTCGCGAAATCGGCCTCCGCAAGGCGGTGGGGGCTAAGAACCGCGACATTCTCGCCCAGTTCCTCATTGAGGCCGTCGTGCTGAGCCTCGTGGGAGGGGTTCTCGGCATCGGGGGCGGCTGGGGCGTCGGGGAGTTCCTGTCCAACATCCTGAAAGCCACGATGGAGGAGGAAGCGTCCCTCCTGAGCGTCCGGCTTAACCTGAGCACCATCGCCGTGGCGCTCGGCACGGCCTCCGGCGTCGCGCTCGTATTCGGCATCTTTCCCGCGCTGAAGGCCGCGCGCCTCAATCCCATCGACGCCCTGCGGTACGAGTAG
- the rpsT gene encoding 30S ribosomal protein S20, translating to MPTTKTAKKELRKTKRQTEVNRRNRTRLRSAIKKLRALIAAGESEKARALWPEVMSVIDTSAKKGVIHHRTAARQKSRLSAALARPTKAA from the coding sequence ATGCCCACTACGAAGACCGCGAAGAAGGAGCTTCGAAAGACAAAGCGGCAGACGGAAGTCAACCGCCGCAACCGGACGCGCCTGCGCTCGGCGATTAAGAAGCTCCGCGCCCTCATTGCGGCGGGCGAGTCGGAAAAAGCGCGCGCCCTTTGGCCCGAGGTGATGTCCGTCATCGACACCTCGGCCAAGAAAGGCGTCATCCATCACCGCACCGCCGCGCGCCAGAAGTCGCGCCTCTCGGCGGCGCTCGCGCGTCCCACAAAAGCCGCCTGA
- the mutS gene encoding DNA mismatch repair protein MutS, giving the protein MSELTPILRQYHEIKSRHKDAILLFRLGDFYEMFYEDAELGARELELALTARHRGTPNETPMCGFPAKAADSYIQRLVKRGHRVAICEQLSDPKESRGPVDRDVVRIVTPGTATEDALLEPKANAFLASIYSTKKGYGAAFVDVSTGEFHVLEAREMQELLDAVAQFAPKEILYPEDSPCRLTLEGEDDPAYTPLPPDLFRLKDAERSMREQFEDPAALEASGVVKRPLAVQAAGALLSYLRRTQKRPLPHLREVHVLEGAAVVLDSTTQRNLEIFRNLQDGGTAGTLFSVLDRTETAMGGRLLRQWTVRPLAHKREIEARLDAVEEFLKKPTERGAFRERLERILDIERLTGRIAMSTANARDLAALRVSLEAVGPLRAMLAPFRSSLVETLRDALDPLEDVHALLGRALVDEPPVALREGGLIREGYDAGLDERRTLQRDAKKYLSDLEARERRATGIDTLRVGYNRVHGYYIEITKARAAKAPPHYERRQTLVNAERYITPELKEYEAKLLGAEDWSREREYELFCSLRAEAARHAERLLRTARALAALDALAALADAAHRFGYVRPRITEDSRLEVRAGRHPVVERIAARDGFVPNDLKLDNDSRQILLITGPNMGGKSTYLRQAALLVLMAQMGSFVAAQEAEVGLVDRVFTRVGASDNLARGQSTFMVEMSETANILRSATTRSLIVLDEVGRGTSTFDGVSLAWAIVEHLHETPGVAAKTLFATHYLELTELARVLPRVQNAHFTAKEWRDRVIFLRKVEPGAADRSYGIHVAQLAGLPESAVARAREVLRNLEEGAFLLDGSPALLQGEHRPAAARTEQPSLFQEVETDALEALRKANVEEMTPVEALAFLAKLRDGLPNRRKKG; this is encoded by the coding sequence ATGTCGGAGCTTACGCCCATCCTGCGCCAGTACCACGAAATCAAGAGCCGCCACAAAGACGCGATTCTCCTTTTCCGCCTGGGCGATTTCTACGAGATGTTCTACGAGGACGCCGAGCTCGGCGCGCGCGAGCTCGAGCTCGCCCTCACGGCACGTCACCGGGGAACGCCGAACGAGACGCCCATGTGCGGCTTTCCCGCCAAGGCGGCCGACTCGTACATCCAGCGCCTCGTCAAGCGCGGCCACCGCGTGGCCATCTGCGAGCAGCTGAGCGACCCGAAGGAATCCCGCGGCCCCGTGGACCGAGACGTCGTGCGCATCGTCACCCCCGGCACGGCGACCGAAGACGCGCTCCTCGAGCCCAAGGCGAACGCGTTCCTGGCGAGCATCTATTCGACGAAGAAGGGCTACGGGGCGGCCTTCGTGGACGTCTCGACGGGCGAGTTCCACGTGCTCGAAGCGCGCGAGATGCAGGAGCTTCTGGACGCGGTGGCCCAGTTCGCCCCGAAGGAAATTCTTTACCCGGAAGACTCCCCCTGCCGCCTTACGCTCGAAGGCGAGGACGACCCGGCCTACACGCCGCTTCCTCCGGATCTCTTCCGCCTGAAGGACGCCGAGCGCTCCATGAGGGAGCAGTTCGAGGACCCGGCGGCGCTCGAGGCGAGCGGCGTCGTCAAGCGGCCGCTCGCCGTTCAGGCCGCCGGGGCGCTCCTGAGCTACCTGCGCCGTACGCAGAAGCGCCCGCTTCCGCACCTGCGCGAAGTGCACGTGCTCGAGGGCGCCGCGGTGGTCCTAGACTCGACCACGCAGCGCAACCTGGAAATTTTCCGCAACCTTCAAGACGGGGGAACGGCGGGGACGCTCTTTTCGGTGCTCGACCGGACGGAGACGGCCATGGGCGGGCGCCTCCTCCGGCAGTGGACGGTCCGCCCGCTCGCGCACAAGCGCGAGATCGAGGCGCGCCTCGACGCGGTCGAGGAATTCCTAAAAAAACCCACCGAGCGCGGCGCATTCCGCGAGCGCCTGGAAAGAATCCTCGACATCGAGCGCCTTACGGGCCGCATCGCCATGAGCACGGCGAACGCGCGGGATCTCGCGGCGCTTCGCGTTTCGCTCGAGGCCGTCGGCCCCCTGCGCGCCATGCTCGCGCCCTTCCGGTCGTCCCTCGTGGAGACGCTCCGCGATGCGCTCGATCCTCTCGAAGACGTGCACGCCCTGCTCGGCCGTGCCCTGGTGGACGAGCCGCCCGTCGCGCTCCGGGAGGGCGGTCTCATCCGCGAGGGCTACGACGCCGGGCTCGACGAGCGGCGCACCCTCCAGCGCGACGCAAAAAAATACCTCTCCGACCTCGAAGCGCGCGAGCGGCGGGCCACGGGCATCGACACCCTGCGCGTAGGCTACAACCGCGTCCATGGCTATTACATCGAAATCACGAAGGCGCGCGCCGCGAAGGCGCCCCCGCACTACGAGCGCCGGCAGACCCTCGTCAACGCCGAGCGTTACATAACCCCGGAGCTCAAGGAATACGAGGCGAAGCTTCTGGGCGCGGAGGACTGGAGCCGCGAGCGCGAGTACGAGCTTTTCTGCTCTCTTCGCGCCGAGGCGGCCCGCCACGCCGAGCGCCTCCTGCGCACCGCGAGGGCGCTTGCCGCGCTCGACGCCCTCGCGGCGCTCGCGGACGCGGCGCACCGCTTCGGCTACGTGCGGCCGCGCATCACGGAAGACTCGCGCCTCGAGGTGCGCGCCGGGCGCCATCCCGTGGTCGAGCGCATCGCGGCGCGCGACGGCTTCGTCCCGAACGACCTCAAGCTCGACAACGACTCGCGCCAGATCCTTCTCATCACCGGCCCGAACATGGGCGGAAAGAGCACTTACCTGCGCCAGGCGGCGCTCCTGGTGCTCATGGCCCAGATGGGCTCCTTCGTGGCCGCGCAGGAGGCCGAGGTGGGCCTGGTCGACCGTGTCTTTACGCGCGTCGGCGCCTCGGACAACCTCGCGCGCGGCCAGAGCACGTTCATGGTGGAGATGAGCGAGACGGCGAACATTCTGCGAAGCGCCACGACCCGGAGCCTCATCGTGCTCGACGAGGTCGGGCGCGGCACGAGCACCTTCGACGGCGTGAGCCTCGCGTGGGCCATCGTGGAACACCTTCACGAGACCCCGGGCGTTGCGGCGAAGACGCTCTTCGCCACGCACTACCTCGAGCTCACGGAGCTCGCCAGGGTTCTGCCGCGCGTGCAGAACGCGCACTTCACCGCCAAGGAGTGGCGGGACCGGGTGATCTTCCTTCGCAAGGTGGAGCCCGGCGCGGCCGACCGGAGCTACGGCATCCACGTGGCCCAGCTTGCGGGCCTTCCCGAGAGCGCGGTCGCCCGCGCGCGGGAGGTGCTTCGCAACCTTGAGGAAGGGGCCTTCCTGCTCGACGGAAGCCCCGCGCTTCTTCAGGGTGAGCACCGCCCCGCCGCGGCGCGCACGGAGCAACCGTCGCTTTTCCAGGAGGTCGAGACGGACGCGCTCGAGGCGCTCCGCAAGGCGAACGTCGAGGAGATGACGCCCGTGGAGGCGCTTGCGTTTTTGGCGAAGCTGAGGGACGGGCTTCCGAACCGACGGAAAAAAGGTTAG
- a CDS encoding TIGR00282 family metallophosphoesterase encodes MRLLLIGDIMGRPGRRAVREVLPGLIKERGVDFVTANAENLAGGVGTTRETAEEMFSAGVDVLTSGNHIWDNKEVFDYIRQEPRLLRPVNYPAVQPGGGSLVAPARNGAKVAVVSASGRVFMGPAHCPFETLPPLVAELRKETPLVVVDFHGEATSEKRALGWHLAGTVTAVVGTHTHVPTADEEILEGGTAYVTDLGMAGAYDSVIGIRKEDSLARFRTGLPAAYHTAKGDVRFCALLVEADESSGKALSVERMCLRLEEPLT; translated from the coding sequence ATGAGACTTCTTCTTATCGGCGACATCATGGGCCGCCCGGGGCGGCGCGCGGTGCGCGAAGTTCTTCCCGGCCTCATCAAGGAGCGGGGCGTCGATTTCGTCACCGCGAACGCAGAGAACCTCGCGGGCGGCGTGGGCACGACGCGCGAGACCGCCGAAGAGATGTTCTCCGCCGGCGTGGACGTCCTCACGTCGGGCAACCACATCTGGGACAACAAGGAAGTTTTCGACTACATTCGCCAGGAGCCCCGTCTTCTGCGCCCCGTGAACTACCCCGCCGTCCAGCCGGGAGGGGGTAGCCTCGTTGCCCCGGCCCGAAACGGCGCGAAAGTGGCGGTCGTCTCCGCCTCCGGGCGCGTCTTCATGGGGCCGGCGCACTGTCCCTTCGAGACGCTCCCGCCGCTCGTGGCCGAGCTTCGAAAGGAGACGCCGCTCGTCGTGGTCGATTTTCATGGAGAGGCCACTTCGGAAAAGCGCGCCCTGGGCTGGCACCTTGCGGGCACCGTCACGGCGGTGGTGGGCACGCACACCCACGTGCCCACGGCCGACGAGGAGATTCTCGAAGGCGGCACGGCCTACGTGACGGACCTGGGGATGGCGGGCGCCTACGATTCGGTCATCGGGATTCGCAAGGAGGATTCGCTGGCCCGCTTCCGGACGGGACTTCCCGCGGCGTACCATACGGCCAAGGGCGACGTGCGCTTCTGCGCCCTCCTCGTCGAGGCGGATGAGTCGTCAGGCAAGGCGCTCTCCGTGGAGCGCATGTGCCTGCGTCTTGAAGAGCCTTTAACGTAA